One genomic window of Prochlorococcus sp. MIT 0603 includes the following:
- the psaB gene encoding photosystem I core protein PsaB, giving the protein MATKFPSFSQGLAQDPTTRRIWYGIATAHDFESHDGMTEEQLYQKLFATHFGHLAVIGLWVAGNLFHIAWQGNFEQWVTDPLHIRPIAHAIWDPHFGQGITDALTQAGATSPVNIAYSGLYHWWYTIGMRTNEQLFQGAIFLNILVCWLLFAGWLHLQPKFRPSLAWFKNAEAQLNHHLAVLFGFSSIAWTGHLVHVAIPESRGQHVGWDNWLSVLPHPEGLAPFFSLNWGAYAQNPDSLDAVFGTSQGAGTAIFTFLGGLHPQSESLWLTDIAHHHLAIGVMFIIAGHMYRNTFGIGHSLKEITEFHNTSNPNDPHTGHFGISHNGIFETVNNSLHFQLGLALASLGAACSLVAQHMGALPSYAFIARDYTTQSALYTHHQYIAMFLMVGAFSHGAIFFVRDYDPELNKGNVLARVLETKEALISHLSWVTMLLGFHTLGLYVHNDVVVAFGNPEKQILIEPYFAQAIQAFSGKVMYGIDALLANANSSATLAANSMPGNHYWMDMINRQDALTNFLPIGPADFLVHHAIALGLHTTALILIKGALDARGSKLIPDKKDFGYAFPCDGPGRGGTCDSSAWDATYLAMFWALNTIAWITFYWHWKHLTIWQGNVAQFNESGTYLMGWFRDYLWLNSSQLINGYNPFGVNALSPWAWMFLFGHLIWATGFMFLISWRGYWQELIETLVWAHQRTPIANLVGWRDKPVALSIVQARLVGLTHFTVGNFVTFGAFVIASTSGKFG; this is encoded by the coding sequence ATGGCAACGAAATTTCCATCGTTCAGCCAGGGTCTGGCACAGGACCCTACAACCCGTCGTATTTGGTACGGCATTGCTACCGCTCATGATTTTGAAAGTCATGACGGAATGACTGAAGAGCAGCTTTATCAGAAGCTTTTTGCTACACACTTTGGTCATTTAGCCGTTATTGGCTTATGGGTTGCTGGGAACCTGTTCCATATCGCTTGGCAAGGCAACTTCGAACAGTGGGTTACTGACCCACTTCATATTCGCCCAATTGCTCACGCAATTTGGGACCCTCACTTTGGTCAAGGTATTACCGATGCCTTAACTCAGGCTGGGGCAACATCTCCTGTAAATATTGCTTATTCAGGTCTTTATCATTGGTGGTACACCATTGGTATGCGGACAAATGAGCAGCTTTTCCAGGGTGCAATTTTCTTAAATATTCTTGTTTGCTGGTTATTGTTCGCAGGCTGGCTACATCTTCAGCCTAAGTTCAGACCTTCCTTAGCATGGTTCAAGAATGCTGAGGCTCAATTAAACCATCATCTTGCTGTTTTATTTGGCTTTAGTAGTATTGCTTGGACTGGTCACTTAGTTCATGTAGCTATACCTGAATCCAGAGGCCAACATGTTGGCTGGGATAACTGGCTAAGTGTCCTGCCTCACCCAGAAGGATTAGCTCCATTCTTCTCATTAAACTGGGGAGCATATGCTCAAAATCCTGATTCGTTAGATGCTGTATTTGGCACATCACAAGGAGCAGGAACAGCAATATTCACATTCCTAGGAGGCCTTCACCCACAAAGTGAATCACTCTGGCTAACTGATATAGCTCATCATCATTTAGCTATCGGTGTGATGTTTATCATTGCTGGCCATATGTATAGAAATACATTTGGTATTGGCCATAGCCTTAAAGAAATTACTGAATTCCATAACACAAGTAATCCAAACGATCCTCATACAGGACATTTTGGAATTAGTCACAATGGAATCTTTGAGACTGTAAACAACTCACTTCATTTCCAACTTGGCCTAGCTCTTGCTTCTTTAGGTGCTGCTTGCAGCTTAGTAGCTCAACACATGGGCGCACTTCCTTCCTATGCATTCATAGCTAGGGATTACACAACGCAATCTGCCCTGTACACACATCATCAATACATAGCAATGTTCTTGATGGTGGGAGCCTTTTCTCATGGAGCAATATTCTTTGTGAGAGACTATGACCCAGAACTGAACAAAGGTAATGTTCTAGCAAGGGTTTTGGAAACAAAAGAAGCACTTATAAGCCATTTAAGCTGGGTAACCATGCTTCTGGGCTTCCATACACTTGGTCTTTATGTTCATAACGATGTTGTAGTTGCCTTTGGCAATCCGGAAAAGCAAATTCTTATTGAGCCATATTTTGCTCAGGCCATTCAAGCCTTTAGTGGGAAAGTGATGTATGGCATTGATGCACTTCTGGCAAATGCAAATAGTTCGGCAACATTGGCAGCTAATAGCATGCCTGGTAATCACTATTGGATGGACATGATAAATAGACAAGATGCTTTAACTAACTTCTTGCCTATAGGTCCAGCAGATTTCTTGGTCCACCATGCCATCGCTTTAGGTCTTCACACAACTGCATTAATCCTTATCAAAGGAGCATTAGATGCTAGGGGTAGCAAACTAATTCCAGATAAGAAAGATTTTGGTTATGCATTCCCATGTGATGGTCCAGGTAGAGGTGGTACTTGTGATAGTTCAGCTTGGGACGCAACTTACCTTGCAATGTTCTGGGCACTTAATACAATTGCTTGGATCACTTTCTATTGGCACTGGAAACATCTAACAATCTGGCAAGGAAATGTTGCTCAGTTCAATGAATCTGGAACATACCTTATGGGATGGTTCAGAGATTATCTGTGGCTGAACAGCTCTCAATTGATTAATGGGTACAACCCATTTGGTGTTAATGCTCTATCCCCTTGGGCATGGATGTTCCTCTTTGGCCATTTAATCTGGGCAACAGGCTTCATGTTCTTAATTTCATGGAGAGGATACTGGCAAGAACTCATTGAAACTCTAGTTTGGGCTCATCAACGCACTCCAATAGCCAACCTTGTTGGCTGGAGAGACAAGCCTGTAGCCTTATCAATTGTTCAAGCCAGACTTGTTGGGTTAACGCATTTCACTGTGGGGAACTTTGTAACCTTTGGTGCATTTGTTATCGCCTCTACTTCAGGTAAATTTGGATAA
- a CDS encoding serine hydrolase, whose protein sequence is MSFYLHDPAMGVFLRTLIEKFSKDSRAGLQRNIAITWICYEGSNSNSWNSGIGAGWLEETLFYPASVVKLFYGCAIETWLHKDLLVDCSEIRRAMAEMIVHSSNDATGYLVDLLTATTSGPALNGKNWEVWKKQRNWINDWLNSFDWEEFCSINCCQKTWNDGPFGREKDFYGKSLQNRNALSTIATARLLESIMNDSLLTAKSTKDLKKLLFRSLDLVERKADSDNQVDGFLGEGLPIGTKLWSKAGLMSEARNDAACFITPNNIKMLLIVFTQGQKLANDVSLLPAIAAELSKWKSKEKTLSP, encoded by the coding sequence ATGAGCTTTTACCTGCATGACCCTGCAATGGGAGTGTTCTTAAGAACATTAATTGAGAAATTTTCGAAAGATTCTCGAGCGGGCCTTCAAAGGAATATAGCTATAACTTGGATTTGCTATGAAGGCTCTAATTCAAATTCATGGAACAGTGGCATTGGAGCAGGATGGTTAGAAGAAACGCTCTTTTATCCAGCCAGTGTAGTGAAGTTGTTCTATGGTTGTGCAATTGAGACTTGGTTACATAAAGATTTACTGGTTGACTGTTCAGAGATTCGTAGAGCTATGGCGGAAATGATTGTTCATTCAAGTAATGATGCTACTGGATATCTTGTAGATCTTCTTACAGCCACAACGAGTGGTCCTGCTTTAAATGGAAAAAATTGGGAGGTTTGGAAAAAGCAAAGAAATTGGATTAATGATTGGTTAAATAGCTTTGATTGGGAGGAGTTTTGCTCTATTAACTGTTGCCAAAAGACCTGGAATGATGGCCCATTTGGTCGTGAAAAAGACTTTTATGGAAAAAGTCTTCAGAATCGAAATGCTTTGAGTACCATTGCCACGGCAAGGCTATTAGAATCCATAATGAATGATTCTTTGTTGACAGCAAAAAGTACGAAGGATTTAAAAAAACTTCTCTTTCGGTCTTTAGATTTAGTAGAAAGGAAGGCAGATTCAGATAATCAAGTAGATGGTTTCCTTGGGGAAGGATTACCTATAGGCACAAAGTTATGGAGTAAAGCAGGTTTAATGAGTGAAGCGCGTAATGATGCTGCTTGCTTCATTACGCCAAATAATATAAAAATGCTATTAATAGTTTTTACTCAAGGTCAAAAGTTGGCAAATGATGTTTCTTTATTGCCTGCAATTGCTGCTGAATTAAGCAAGTGGAAATCTAAAGAAAAAACCCTGTCACCTTAG
- a CDS encoding C40 family peptidase, translating into MPEPKITHKQETLGAGSIWLLNTNINGYKNIKSNELATEVISGRFFLIIENPSIELNSLKHRRIKVRLLEDGYICWFNLKEITNHVQRIQYWKPILHKKIQIKKKLPKVLGWIEEASKCPNDYLWGGTLGPNFDCSGLIQYAFSKEGIWIPRDAYQQEEFCTKIQFDINTLNGISAGDLVFFGNSKKCTHVGMYKGNGDYWHSSGTKNGRNGIGIDNLKPNRNNSISSYYSSMLRGAGRIESCYNEKSISSIVQ; encoded by the coding sequence ATGCCTGAACCAAAAATAACTCATAAACAAGAAACTCTAGGCGCAGGAAGTATCTGGTTACTCAACACCAATATTAATGGGTATAAAAATATAAAGAGCAATGAACTTGCTACGGAAGTTATTTCTGGTCGATTTTTCCTAATTATAGAAAATCCAAGCATCGAATTGAATTCATTAAAACATCGAAGAATCAAAGTTCGTCTTTTAGAAGATGGATATATTTGTTGGTTTAACTTAAAGGAAATTACCAATCATGTTCAAAGAATTCAGTACTGGAAACCTATTCTCCACAAAAAAATTCAAATAAAAAAGAAATTACCGAAAGTCCTAGGATGGATAGAAGAGGCCTCCAAATGTCCTAATGATTACCTATGGGGAGGAACTCTAGGTCCTAATTTTGACTGTTCTGGGTTGATTCAATATGCTTTCTCGAAGGAAGGTATTTGGATACCTCGAGATGCATATCAACAAGAGGAGTTTTGTACAAAAATACAGTTTGATATAAATACTTTAAATGGCATATCAGCTGGTGATTTAGTATTTTTTGGTAATTCAAAAAAATGCACCCATGTTGGCATGTATAAAGGCAATGGAGATTATTGGCATAGCTCAGGAACTAAGAATGGCAGGAATGGAATTGGTATTGACAACTTAAAACCTAATCGAAATAACTCAATTTCTTCCTATTATTCTTCAATGCTAAGAGGAGCAGGAAGAATTGAATCTTGTTATAATGAGAAGTCGATATCCTCAATTGTGCAATAA
- a CDS encoding glycosyltransferase family 2 protein, with translation MNNQVDISIVIPIYNEEESLPQLVKEVLIAMRTTNEKFEIILVNDGSNDNSSEVLSKLVKETSELICIFLRKNYGQTAAMAAGFDVSSGEIIVSIDGDLQNDPADIPILISKLREGFDLVSGWRYDRKDSQIRRKIPSKIANKLIGKVTGVSLNDYGCSLKAYRREVLSDMKLYGELHRFLPVLANIEGGRITEIKVNHRSRIYGKSKYGIDRTFRVMMDLLTIWFLNRFLTRPMYVFGFGGIIAILSSLLTSFYLLILKALGEDIGTRPLLTFALILGVAGVQLFCFGLLGELQIRTYHESQGRPIYRIRKTLKS, from the coding sequence ATGAATAATCAAGTTGACATATCTATCGTCATTCCGATTTACAACGAAGAGGAAAGTCTTCCTCAGCTTGTGAAGGAAGTTTTAATTGCAATGCGTACAACTAATGAGAAATTTGAAATAATTTTAGTAAATGATGGCTCTAATGATAATAGTTCCGAAGTGTTATCAAAACTTGTAAAAGAGACTTCTGAACTAATATGTATTTTCTTAAGAAAAAACTATGGTCAAACTGCTGCAATGGCAGCAGGCTTTGATGTATCAAGCGGTGAGATTATTGTTAGCATTGATGGTGATCTTCAGAATGATCCTGCAGACATACCTATACTTATAAGTAAACTAAGAGAAGGGTTTGACTTAGTAAGTGGATGGAGATATGATCGCAAAGATTCACAAATCAGAAGGAAGATTCCTTCTAAAATTGCCAATAAGCTTATAGGGAAAGTGACAGGAGTTAGTCTTAATGATTATGGGTGTTCACTAAAAGCGTATCGTCGAGAAGTCCTTTCAGATATGAAATTATATGGAGAGCTTCATCGGTTTTTACCTGTTTTAGCAAATATAGAAGGTGGAAGGATTACTGAGATTAAGGTTAACCACAGATCACGCATATATGGCAAGAGCAAGTATGGGATTGATCGAACTTTTAGAGTAATGATGGACCTATTAACAATTTGGTTTTTGAATAGATTCCTCACAAGGCCAATGTATGTTTTTGGTTTTGGTGGAATTATTGCAATATTAAGTAGTTTATTGACGAGTTTCTATCTTTTAATCCTAAAGGCTTTAGGAGAAGATATTGGCACTCGTCCTCTTCTGACATTTGCTTTAATACTTGGAGTTGCAGGTGTACAACTTTTCTGTTTTGGTCTGCTAGGGGAATTGCAAATTCGCACTTATCACGAAAGTCAAGGCAGGCCTATTTATAGAATCAGAAAAACATTAAAGAGTTAG
- a CDS encoding HEAT repeat domain-containing protein — protein MNQIFSAGAALLLIGTLWAFGKKPKKLVNNEFSQYLPVNYPSLVLSKDGAEDQEFDLNPIHFHSPISLKEKLSLREKLKNLISSGPDERLMAVSIAEQWGDLSTLPILRRGLRDFDSRVVVKAAEAISRFKGRAEI, from the coding sequence ATGAATCAAATTTTTTCGGCTGGCGCTGCTTTACTGCTTATAGGAACACTTTGGGCGTTCGGTAAAAAGCCGAAGAAGCTTGTAAACAATGAGTTTTCGCAATATCTTCCAGTTAATTATCCATCTTTAGTTCTGTCTAAAGATGGAGCAGAAGATCAAGAATTTGATCTGAATCCAATTCATTTTCATTCCCCAATTAGTTTGAAAGAAAAATTAAGTCTTCGAGAAAAATTAAAAAACTTGATTTCCTCTGGACCTGATGAAAGATTAATGGCAGTTTCAATTGCAGAGCAATGGGGAGATTTGTCAACACTTCCTATCTTACGGAGAGGCTTAAGGGATTTTGATAGTCGTGTAGTTGTTAAAGCAGCTGAAGCTATTTCGCGATTTAAAGGTCGCGCAGAAATATAA
- a CDS encoding photosystem I reaction center subunit VIII, translated as MSSEFAATWLPAVFVPLIGLITPAVFIVLIGRYITATD; from the coding sequence ATGTCAAGCGAATTTGCCGCGACCTGGCTTCCTGCTGTTTTCGTGCCTCTCATTGGGCTTATAACACCAGCAGTTTTTATTGTTCTCATTGGTCGATACATTACAGCGACCGATTAA
- a CDS encoding photosystem I reaction center protein subunit XI yields MTEFQDPFLKSAEPVKFNEKYVDSSIRPDDIGIVDQWAVNPVSDPCVGDLQTPVNSGYFTKAFISNLPFYRAGLSPNFRGLEVGAAFGYLLYGPYAMTGPLRTSDFALTAGLLATIGAVHILTALLVLYNAPGKAPNVQPADATIESPPNDLFTRSGWADFTSGFWLGGCGGAVFAWLLCGTLHLDTIMPIVRGVWAAG; encoded by the coding sequence ATGACTGAATTCCAAGACCCTTTCCTTAAGTCAGCTGAACCTGTCAAATTCAATGAAAAGTATGTTGACAGCTCAATTAGACCTGATGACATAGGTATTGTCGATCAATGGGCTGTGAACCCAGTTTCCGATCCATGTGTTGGAGACTTGCAAACACCAGTCAATTCTGGTTATTTCACAAAAGCATTTATTAGTAATCTTCCTTTTTATCGAGCTGGCCTCTCACCAAATTTCCGTGGGCTTGAAGTAGGTGCCGCTTTTGGATACTTGCTATATGGCCCTTATGCAATGACTGGGCCTCTAAGAACAAGTGATTTTGCACTTACTGCAGGATTGCTAGCAACCATTGGAGCAGTTCATATATTAACTGCTTTACTTGTTTTATATAACGCGCCAGGGAAAGCTCCTAATGTTCAGCCAGCTGACGCAACAATTGAAAGTCCACCTAATGATTTATTTACAAGAAGTGGTTGGGCGGATTTCACAAGTGGTTTCTGGTTAGGTGGATGTGGTGGAGCAGTTTTTGCATGGTTGCTGTGTGGCACCCTTCATCTAGATACAATTATGCCCATTGTGAGAGGAGTTTGGGCAGCAGGTTGA
- a CDS encoding GmrSD restriction endonuclease domain-containing protein, whose protein sequence is MEIQLHEITIRQLSEGYVDNLEEGVFAYSGHLNIRPPYQREFIYKDAQRDAVIDTVSKNYPLNVMYWAKRSDGDFEIIDGQQRTISICRYVEGDFSVKLGNINALRAFHNLQDDEQDRILNYQLMIYICSGTDSEKLEWFKTINIAGEKLADQELRNAVYSGPWVTDAKKYFSRNNCPAYGYGKDYMNGSPIRQDYLEAIIKWKSKNNIEYFMACNQKNKSAEELWIYFQKIIDWLRKTFPVYRKEMKGIEWGELFNSFSEQQLSADKLEEEILDLMQDEDVTNKKGIYYYVLKRKEKFLNIRSFTQKQKREAYERQSGHCKYCGKVFDIDGMECDHITPWHLGGQTTSDNCQLLCREDNRRKSGK, encoded by the coding sequence ATGGAAATTCAACTTCATGAAATAACTATAAGGCAACTTTCTGAAGGCTATGTTGATAATCTGGAGGAGGGAGTATTTGCTTATAGTGGTCATTTAAATATACGTCCTCCATATCAAAGAGAATTTATATATAAGGATGCTCAAAGGGATGCAGTTATTGACACAGTAAGTAAAAATTATCCCTTGAATGTTATGTATTGGGCTAAAAGATCAGATGGTGATTTTGAGATTATTGATGGCCAGCAAAGGACAATATCAATTTGTAGATATGTTGAAGGCGATTTCTCTGTAAAGCTAGGAAATATCAATGCTCTAAGAGCTTTCCATAATTTGCAGGATGATGAGCAAGATCGAATTTTAAATTATCAACTTATGATTTATATCTGTAGCGGTACTGATAGTGAAAAATTGGAATGGTTTAAGACAATTAATATTGCAGGAGAAAAGCTTGCTGACCAGGAATTAAGAAATGCTGTATATTCTGGCCCTTGGGTTACTGATGCTAAAAAATATTTCAGTAGGAATAATTGTCCTGCCTATGGTTATGGAAAAGATTATATGAATGGATCACCTATTCGACAAGATTATTTAGAAGCGATCATTAAATGGAAGAGCAAAAATAATATTGAATATTTTATGGCTTGTAATCAAAAGAATAAAAGTGCTGAAGAATTGTGGATTTATTTCCAAAAGATAATTGATTGGCTAAGGAAAACATTTCCCGTTTATCGAAAGGAAATGAAAGGGATTGAATGGGGTGAATTATTTAACTCTTTTAGTGAACAGCAATTATCTGCAGATAAATTAGAAGAAGAAATTCTTGACTTAATGCAAGATGAAGATGTTACTAATAAGAAAGGTATTTATTATTATGTTTTAAAGCGAAAAGAAAAATTCCTTAATATAAGATCTTTTACCCAAAAACAAAAGAGAGAGGCTTATGAAAGACAAAGTGGTCACTGCAAATACTGTGGAAAAGTTTTTGATATAGATGGAATGGAATGTGATCACATCACCCCTTGGCATTTAGGAGGGCAAACAACATCAGATAATTGCCAGTTGCTTTGTAGAGAAGATAATAGAAGGAAGTCTGGCAAATAA
- a CDS encoding adenine-specific methyltransferase EcoRI family protein: MPQGNLSLSEARENKKDEFYTQLSDIEKELKYYQHHFLNKVVYCNCDDPRSSQFFHYFSYNFEKLGLKKLITSCYKNQDIDLFSQHNSIKSIYLEYEGDKNKNKVPDLEEIQIKEFKGNGDFRNQENIEILKSCDIVVTNPPFSLFREYISQLEEYKKKYLVIGNINATSYKEIFRLIRDNKIWLGPSIRSGDREFGVPDDYPLKAASSRTDSKGKKYIRIKGVRWFTNMDYKERYNDIILYKKYNPFEYPSYDNHNAIEVNKTKDIPIDYDGMMGVPLTFLDKYNPEQFQIIGTTQSWDGLASKVYPTQIQVNSSGQRSRVKKLNDGAAIKVELPPSNKTFYIVDNQYYIKCYARILVKKMK; the protein is encoded by the coding sequence ATGCCACAAGGAAACTTAAGTTTATCTGAGGCAAGAGAGAATAAAAAAGATGAATTCTATACTCAACTTAGTGACATTGAAAAAGAATTAAAATACTATCAACATCATTTTCTTAATAAGGTAGTTTATTGTAATTGTGACGATCCAAGATCTAGTCAGTTTTTTCATTATTTTTCATATAATTTTGAAAAATTGGGATTAAAAAAATTAATTACTAGTTGCTATAAGAATCAAGACATAGACTTATTTAGTCAACATAACTCTATAAAATCTATATATTTAGAATATGAAGGTGATAAGAATAAAAATAAAGTTCCAGATCTAGAAGAAATTCAAATAAAAGAGTTTAAAGGTAATGGTGATTTTAGAAATCAGGAAAATATTGAAATTCTAAAGTCATGCGATATTGTTGTGACAAATCCTCCTTTTTCATTATTTAGGGAATATATTTCACAATTAGAAGAATATAAGAAAAAATATCTCGTAATTGGAAATATAAATGCTACATCATATAAAGAAATTTTTAGACTTATAAGAGATAATAAAATATGGCTTGGACCTAGTATTAGAAGTGGCGATAGAGAATTTGGTGTCCCTGATGATTATCCTTTAAAGGCAGCAAGCTCAAGGACTGATTCTAAAGGTAAAAAATATATAAGAATTAAAGGGGTTAGATGGTTTACTAATATGGATTATAAAGAACGTTATAATGATATTATACTCTATAAAAAATATAATCCATTTGAATATCCAAGTTATGATAACCATAATGCTATTGAGGTTAATAAGACTAAAGATATACCCATAGATTATGATGGAATGATGGGTGTTCCTTTGACTTTTCTTGATAAATATAATCCCGAACAATTCCAGATTATTGGGACTACTCAAAGTTGGGATGGCTTAGCATCTAAAGTTTATCCAACTCAAATACAAGTTAATTCAAGTGGTCAAAGATCAAGGGTTAAAAAATTAAACGATGGAGCGGCTATCAAGGTTGAATTACCACCTTCTAATAAAACATTTTATATAGTTGATAATCAATATTATATTAAATGTTATGCAAGAATCCTAGTTAAAAAAATGAAGTGA
- the alr gene encoding alanine racemase has translation MPLEKIDPRQRAWVEVFPKAIKANSLAIKALLKDNCLLMAVVKADGYGHGSETVADAALAGGADNLGVATLQEALDLRKAGINCQILILGNLISSEELASCLYWDLTPTICSAREAKLCQQLAQIEGKIFSVHLKVDTGMTRLGCDVEDAFDLIDLIDKLPNLLLKGIYSHLALADMELNDKAETFTSKQKEKFQTLLSKLKARKTTLCTHLANSAGTFRDQKLHFDMVRVGLALYGYSPFQKLKKICPLEPALAVRARVTFVRDVPSRVGVSYGHDFVTERNSRLAVVGIGYADGINRALSGKISVLINGDFYPQVGSITMDQLVIDITGNFDIEVGDVVTLLGVDGNCSITPYQWSEVSGSIPWEILCGFKYRLPRVVI, from the coding sequence ATGCCTTTAGAAAAGATTGATCCTCGTCAACGTGCTTGGGTAGAAGTTTTTCCTAAAGCAATTAAGGCTAATAGTCTTGCAATTAAGGCTCTTCTTAAAGACAATTGTCTTCTTATGGCTGTTGTTAAAGCGGATGGATATGGTCACGGTTCAGAAACAGTAGCCGATGCAGCCTTGGCCGGTGGTGCGGATAATTTAGGAGTGGCCACTTTGCAGGAAGCACTTGACCTTAGGAAAGCTGGCATTAATTGCCAAATTCTTATACTTGGAAATCTTATTAGCTCTGAAGAATTAGCTAGTTGCCTTTATTGGGATTTAACCCCTACTATCTGTAGTGCTAGGGAGGCAAAGTTATGTCAGCAATTAGCTCAGATAGAAGGAAAAATTTTTAGTGTTCATTTAAAAGTTGATACAGGCATGACGCGTTTGGGTTGTGATGTGGAAGATGCTTTTGATCTCATTGATTTAATTGATAAACTTCCAAATCTTTTATTAAAAGGAATTTATAGCCATCTTGCTTTGGCGGATATGGAGCTTAATGATAAAGCTGAAACCTTTACTTCTAAACAGAAAGAAAAATTTCAAACTTTATTGTCAAAATTAAAAGCTCGAAAAACAACCCTTTGTACACACCTCGCAAATTCAGCAGGAACATTTAGAGATCAGAAATTGCATTTTGATATGGTTAGGGTTGGTTTGGCTTTGTATGGTTATAGTCCTTTCCAAAAATTAAAAAAGATTTGTCCTTTAGAGCCTGCTTTAGCTGTAAGAGCGAGAGTTACTTTTGTTCGGGATGTACCATCTCGAGTTGGGGTTAGTTATGGTCATGATTTTGTCACTGAGAGGAATAGTCGCCTTGCTGTTGTAGGAATAGGTTATGCAGATGGTATTAATCGAGCTTTGTCTGGAAAGATATCTGTTCTAATTAATGGAGATTTTTATCCACAAGTTGGTTCTATTACTATGGATCAATTAGTAATAGATATTACAGGTAATTTTGATATTGAAGTAGGAGATGTTGTCACTTTACTTGGTGTTGATGGAAATTGTTCTATAACTCCATATCAATGGAGTGAAGTGTCGGGATCTATTCCTTGGGAAATTTTGTGTGGTTTTAAATATCGTTTGCCTAGAGTCGTAATTTGA
- a CDS encoding HNH endonuclease yields MSQVLVLNASYEPLNITSWRRATVLMLKGKAESLEEDSNHKIRNDIRLPTVIRLRYFVKVPYRELALNKKNLIQRDHNSCQYCGYTGPKLSIDHVIPRSRGGQDVWENVAIACISCNIKKGNRTIQEANMPLRKKPHKPLNSIGLEATKQINSGQHKEWSKYVIG; encoded by the coding sequence ATGAGCCAGGTTCTAGTTCTAAATGCATCCTATGAACCTCTAAACATTACAAGTTGGCGCAGAGCCACTGTCCTGATGCTAAAGGGTAAAGCTGAAAGTTTAGAAGAAGACTCAAATCATAAAATTAGAAATGATATAAGGCTGCCAACTGTTATTCGTCTTAGATACTTTGTTAAAGTTCCTTATAGGGAATTAGCACTTAATAAAAAAAACCTTATTCAAAGGGACCATAATTCCTGCCAATACTGCGGTTATACTGGCCCAAAATTATCAATTGATCATGTAATTCCTCGCAGCAGAGGTGGTCAAGATGTTTGGGAAAATGTTGCTATAGCTTGTATTTCATGCAATATAAAAAAAGGCAATAGGACTATTCAAGAAGCTAATATGCCATTAAGGAAAAAACCACATAAACCATTAAATTCAATCGGTCTTGAAGCTACAAAACAAATAAACTCAGGCCAGCATAAAGAATGGAGTAAATACGTAATTGGATGA